One genomic region from Ammospiza nelsoni isolate bAmmNel1 chromosome 13, bAmmNel1.pri, whole genome shotgun sequence encodes:
- the RHPN2 gene encoding rhophilin-2 isoform X1 codes for MTDALLPRQAAEPAGDGYFRKGCNPLAETGRSKLQNQRAVLNQQILRAVRMRAGAENLLRATTNNKVREQVLLELSFVNSDLQILKEELEGLNISVEVYQNAEETFSIPLVPLGLKETKDVDFTLPLKDFIQEHYSQDSSEYEDEIADLMDLRQACRTPSRDEAGIEMLISYFLQLGYVENRFFPPTRHIGVLFTWYDSFTGVPVCQQNLLLEKASVLFNIGALYTQIGTRCNRQTQAGLENAVDAFQKAAGVLSYLKETFTHTPSYDMSPAMLSVLVKMMLAQAQECVFEQIGLSGIRNEFFTLVKMTQEVAKVGEVYMLVNTAMNQEPVKENIPYSWSKLAQIKSDHYKALAHYFTATLLCDHELQPGDDEDQQEKALSQLYDCVPEGLMLLDVLKDKVQRKQLGKAHVRKAIVYHEEALRVCGLCKKLRNIEVLQEVLTAAHKRSLLKYAQQETEDDFLSLIQAPDILSKTEHKIETIAPQFSKVKVKDFFHKLGPLTVFSAKQRWTAPRTICLHHEAGELGFSLKGGSPVQIYCLDPACPAASAGLKEGDYIVSVGGVDCKWLGVSEVLEKLKSVGKQPVEMEVISCQDTAASLHSKSATYSMGMQKTYSLICLAMDEDKIDQTKKAPLKLPFLSWGTKNRQKAASTLCLPSAVAGSSQTKKKLSPFTLFNTESSLY; via the exons GGATGTAATCCTCTTGCTGAGACTGGACGAAGCAAACTGCAAAATCAAAGAGCTGTTCTAAACCAACAGATCTTAAGAGCAGTGAGAATGAGAGCTGGTGCTGAAAATCTTCTAAG AGCAACCACCAACAACAAAGTACGAGAGCAAGTACTGCTGGAACTCAGTTTTGTCAACTCAGACCTGCAGATCTTAAAGGAGGAATTGGAAGGACTTAATATCTCAGTAGAAGTTTATCAAAATGCAGA AGAGACTTTCAGTATTCCCCTGGTACCTCTTGGCCTGAAGGAAACCAAAGATGTAGACTTTACACTCCCCCTCAAG gacTTTATTCAGGAACATTATAGTCAAGACAGTTCAGAGTATGAAGATGAGATAGCAGATCTCATGGATCTGAGACAA GCCTGCCGCACTCCTAGCAGAGATGAAGCTGGCATTGAGATGTTGATAAGCTATTTCCTGCAACTTGGTTATgtagaaaacagatttttcccaCCCACCAGGCACATTGGAGTTTTATTTACATG GTATGATTCCTTCACAGGTGTCCCAGTGTGTCAGCAAAACCTGTTGCTTGAAAAAGCCAGTGTTTTATTCAACATTGGAGCTCTCTACACACAGATTGGAACAAGGTGCAATCGTCAGACCCAGGCTGGACTTGAAAATGCTGTTGATGCttttcagaaagctgcag GAGTTCTAAGCTACTTAAAGGAGACCTTTACTCACACACCAAGTTATGACATGAGCCCAGCTATGCTGAGTGTACTGGTAAAAATGATGCTTGCACAAGCTCAGGAGTGTGTGTTTGAGCAGATTGGCCTTTCTGGAATACGGAATGAGTTTTTCACACTGGTAAAAATGACACAGGAAGTTGCCAAG GTGGGAGAGGTTTACATGCTGGTCAACACTGCAATGAATCAGGAACCAGTGAAAGAGAATATTCCCTATTCCTGGTCTAAGCTGGCACAGATAAAGTCAGACCATTACAAAGCTCTGGCACATTACTTCACTGCCACCCTTCTGTGTGACCATGAAT TGCAGCCTGGTGATGATGAAGATCAGCAGGAGAAAGCCTTGTCCCAGCTGTATGACTGTGTGCCTGAAGGGCTGATGCTTCTTGATGTTCTAAAGGACAAAGTCCAGAGAAAACAATTAG GGAAAGCACATGTGCGCAAAGCCATCGTTTACCACGAGGAAGCTCTCAGAGTCTGTGGGCTCTGCAAAAAGCTTCGCAACATTGAGGTTCTCCAGGAGGTCCTGACAGCTGCACATAAACGTTCCCTGCTCAAATATGCTCAgcaggagacagaagatgatttCCTCAGTCTCATTCAGGCTCCAGATATACTCT ctaAAACAGAACATAAAATAGAAACAATTGCTCCTCAGTTTTCCAAGGTGAAAGTGAAAGACTTCTTTCACAAGCTG ggcccaCTGACAGTGTTCTCAGCCAAGCAGAGGTGGACAGCCCCAAGGACCATCTGCCTCCACCATGAAGCAGGAGAGCTTGGATTCAGTCTGAAAGGAGGTTCACCAGTACAGATTTATTGTCTTGATCCAGCTTGTCCTGCAGCA TCAGCAGGCCTAAAAGAAGGTGACTACATTGTATCAGTTGGTGGGGTGGATTGCAAGTGGCTTGGTGTCAGTGAAGTgctggaaaaactgaaaagtgTGGGAAAGCAGCCCGTGGAGATGGAGGTTATCAGTTGCCAGGATACAGCAGCATCTTTG CATAGCAAGAGTGCAACTTACTCCATGGGAATGCAGAAGACATACTCCTTAATCTGTTTAGCCATGGACGAGGATAAAATTGATCAGACCAAGAAAGCCCCACTAAAACTTCCTTTTCTAAGCTGGGGAACTAAAAACAGACAGAAAGCTGCAAGTACACTCTGCCTTCCTTCAGCTGTGGCTGGAAGTTCTCAGACTAAGAAGAAACTTTCTCCCTTCACACTTTTCAATACAGAAAGTTCATTGTACTGA
- the RHPN2 gene encoding rhophilin-2 isoform X2, with the protein MRAGAENLLRATTNNKVREQVLLELSFVNSDLQILKEELEGLNISVEVYQNAEETFSIPLVPLGLKETKDVDFTLPLKDFIQEHYSQDSSEYEDEIADLMDLRQACRTPSRDEAGIEMLISYFLQLGYVENRFFPPTRHIGVLFTWYDSFTGVPVCQQNLLLEKASVLFNIGALYTQIGTRCNRQTQAGLENAVDAFQKAAGVLSYLKETFTHTPSYDMSPAMLSVLVKMMLAQAQECVFEQIGLSGIRNEFFTLVKMTQEVAKVGEVYMLVNTAMNQEPVKENIPYSWSKLAQIKSDHYKALAHYFTATLLCDHELQPGDDEDQQEKALSQLYDCVPEGLMLLDVLKDKVQRKQLGKAHVRKAIVYHEEALRVCGLCKKLRNIEVLQEVLTAAHKRSLLKYAQQETEDDFLSLIQAPDILSKTEHKIETIAPQFSKVKVKDFFHKLGPLTVFSAKQRWTAPRTICLHHEAGELGFSLKGGSPVQIYCLDPACPAASAGLKEGDYIVSVGGVDCKWLGVSEVLEKLKSVGKQPVEMEVISCQDTAASLHSKSATYSMGMQKTYSLICLAMDEDKIDQTKKAPLKLPFLSWGTKNRQKAASTLCLPSAVAGSSQTKKKLSPFTLFNTESSLY; encoded by the exons ATGAGAGCTGGTGCTGAAAATCTTCTAAG AGCAACCACCAACAACAAAGTACGAGAGCAAGTACTGCTGGAACTCAGTTTTGTCAACTCAGACCTGCAGATCTTAAAGGAGGAATTGGAAGGACTTAATATCTCAGTAGAAGTTTATCAAAATGCAGA AGAGACTTTCAGTATTCCCCTGGTACCTCTTGGCCTGAAGGAAACCAAAGATGTAGACTTTACACTCCCCCTCAAG gacTTTATTCAGGAACATTATAGTCAAGACAGTTCAGAGTATGAAGATGAGATAGCAGATCTCATGGATCTGAGACAA GCCTGCCGCACTCCTAGCAGAGATGAAGCTGGCATTGAGATGTTGATAAGCTATTTCCTGCAACTTGGTTATgtagaaaacagatttttcccaCCCACCAGGCACATTGGAGTTTTATTTACATG GTATGATTCCTTCACAGGTGTCCCAGTGTGTCAGCAAAACCTGTTGCTTGAAAAAGCCAGTGTTTTATTCAACATTGGAGCTCTCTACACACAGATTGGAACAAGGTGCAATCGTCAGACCCAGGCTGGACTTGAAAATGCTGTTGATGCttttcagaaagctgcag GAGTTCTAAGCTACTTAAAGGAGACCTTTACTCACACACCAAGTTATGACATGAGCCCAGCTATGCTGAGTGTACTGGTAAAAATGATGCTTGCACAAGCTCAGGAGTGTGTGTTTGAGCAGATTGGCCTTTCTGGAATACGGAATGAGTTTTTCACACTGGTAAAAATGACACAGGAAGTTGCCAAG GTGGGAGAGGTTTACATGCTGGTCAACACTGCAATGAATCAGGAACCAGTGAAAGAGAATATTCCCTATTCCTGGTCTAAGCTGGCACAGATAAAGTCAGACCATTACAAAGCTCTGGCACATTACTTCACTGCCACCCTTCTGTGTGACCATGAAT TGCAGCCTGGTGATGATGAAGATCAGCAGGAGAAAGCCTTGTCCCAGCTGTATGACTGTGTGCCTGAAGGGCTGATGCTTCTTGATGTTCTAAAGGACAAAGTCCAGAGAAAACAATTAG GGAAAGCACATGTGCGCAAAGCCATCGTTTACCACGAGGAAGCTCTCAGAGTCTGTGGGCTCTGCAAAAAGCTTCGCAACATTGAGGTTCTCCAGGAGGTCCTGACAGCTGCACATAAACGTTCCCTGCTCAAATATGCTCAgcaggagacagaagatgatttCCTCAGTCTCATTCAGGCTCCAGATATACTCT ctaAAACAGAACATAAAATAGAAACAATTGCTCCTCAGTTTTCCAAGGTGAAAGTGAAAGACTTCTTTCACAAGCTG ggcccaCTGACAGTGTTCTCAGCCAAGCAGAGGTGGACAGCCCCAAGGACCATCTGCCTCCACCATGAAGCAGGAGAGCTTGGATTCAGTCTGAAAGGAGGTTCACCAGTACAGATTTATTGTCTTGATCCAGCTTGTCCTGCAGCA TCAGCAGGCCTAAAAGAAGGTGACTACATTGTATCAGTTGGTGGGGTGGATTGCAAGTGGCTTGGTGTCAGTGAAGTgctggaaaaactgaaaagtgTGGGAAAGCAGCCCGTGGAGATGGAGGTTATCAGTTGCCAGGATACAGCAGCATCTTTG CATAGCAAGAGTGCAACTTACTCCATGGGAATGCAGAAGACATACTCCTTAATCTGTTTAGCCATGGACGAGGATAAAATTGATCAGACCAAGAAAGCCCCACTAAAACTTCCTTTTCTAAGCTGGGGAACTAAAAACAGACAGAAAGCTGCAAGTACACTCTGCCTTCCTTCAGCTGTGGCTGGAAGTTCTCAGACTAAGAAGAAACTTTCTCCCTTCACACTTTTCAATACAGAAAGTTCATTGTACTGA
- the FAAP24 gene encoding Fanconi anemia core complex-associated protein 24: MTTKANSPVTAGSIVVPLGHVIGNEKWRGSELAQRLQGKVRLIFEDGLGLVDFHLPNRTCILLISEADLVAGDEFKRRLVKFRNASSLRGIVIVEKTPISDQYYLGVQKLVVLELGMVLLPVANQGEASQLIIQLVREQSRDRGSNPFVGRQRARPAEPAVLQALQRIPGVGRTKALLLLQRFGSIHRLCNADSQQLEQAVGQTGAQQIYTFLHS; encoded by the exons ATGACAACAAAAGCAAACTCTCCCGTGACAGCAGGATCTATAGTTGTCCCTTTAGGgcatgtgattggaaacgagAAGTGGAGAGGGTCGGAGCTGGCCCAAAGGCTACAAG GGAAAGTTAGACTCATCTTTGAAGATGGCTTGGGACTGGTGGACTTTCATCTTCCAAACAGAACTTGCATTTTACTTATTTCTGAAGCAGATTTGGTTGCTGGGGATGAATTCAAACGAAGATTGGTTAAGTTTAGAAAT GCCAGCAGTCTGAGGGGAATTGTAATTGTAGAGAAAACCCCAATCAGTGATCAGTACTACCTAGGAGTGCAAAAACTTGTGGTACTCGAACTTGGCATGGTGTTGCTTCCTGTGGCAAATCAAGGAGAAGCTTCTCAGCTTATTATTCAACTA GTGCGGGAGCAGAGCCGGGACCGTGGCTCCAACCCGTTCGTGGGCCGGCAGCGCGCCCGGCCCGCAGAGCCCGCGGTGCTGCAGGCGCTGCAGCGCATCCCCGGCGTGGGCAGAACTaaagctctgctcctgctgcagcgcTTCGGGAGCATCCACCGCCTCTGCAACGCGgacagccagcagctggagcaggcagtCGGACAGACAGGAGCACAACAGATTTATACTTTTCTGCATTCCTGA